A genomic stretch from Tamandua tetradactyla isolate mTamTet1 chromosome 15, mTamTet1.pri, whole genome shotgun sequence includes:
- the VIPR1 gene encoding vasoactive intestinal polypeptide receptor 1 isoform X5, giving the protein MWDNLTCWPATPRGQVVVLACPLIFTLFSPSQGLNVSRSCTDEGWTQLEPGPYPVACGFDSKALSLDEQQQTVFYSSVKTGYTIGYSLSLASLLVAMAILILFRKLHCTRNYIHMHLFMSFILRATAVFIKDLALFDSGELDHCSEGSVGCKAAVVLFQYCVMANFFWLLVEGLYLHTLLAVSFFSERKYFWGYILIGWGVPSTFTTVWTIVRIHLENDGCWDTIGSPLWWIIKAPIIASILVNFILFICIIRILVQKLRPPDVRKSDSSPYSRLAKSTLLLIPLFGVHYIMFAFFPDNFKAEVKMVFELILGSFQGFVVAVLYCFLNGEVQAELRRKWRRWHQQGVLESDPKYQHPSGSSTGATYSTQVSMLTRVSPGERRSSSFQAEVSLV; this is encoded by the exons GCCTCAACGTGAGCCGCAGCTGCACCGACGAGGGCTGGACACAGCTGGAGCCTGGCCCCTATCCTGTTGCCTGTGGCTTTGATAGCAAGGCATTGAGTTTGGACGAG CAGCAGCAGACAGTGTTCTACAGTTCTGTGAAGACTGGCTACACCATCGGCTACAGCCTGTCCCTTGCATCCCTTCTGGTGGCCATGGCCATCTTGATCCTGTTCAG GAAGCTCCACTGCACGCGGAACTACATCCACATGCACCTCTTCATGTCCTTCATCCTGAGGGCCACAGCTGTCTTCATCAAAGACTTGGCCCTCTTCGACAGCGGGGAGTTGGACCACTGCTCTGAGGGCTCG GTGGGCTGTAAGGCAGCCGTGGTCTTATTCCAGTACTGTGTTATGGCCAACTTCTTCTGGCTGTTGGTGGAGGGCCTCTACCTACACACCCTGCTCGCCGTCTCCTTCTTCTCCGAGCGAAAGTACTTCTGGGGGTACATACTCATCGGCTGGG GAGTACCCAGCACATTCACCACGGTGTGGACCATCGTCAGGATCCATTTGGAGAATGATGG GTGCTGGGACACCATTGGCTCCCCACTATGGTGGATCATAAAGGCCCCTATCATCGCCTCCATCTTG GTGAACTTCATcctgtttatttgcatcatccGAATCCTGGTTCAGAAGCTACGTCCCCCTGATGTCAGGAAGAGTGACAGCAGCCCATACTC gaGGCTGGCCAAGTCTACACTCCTGCTGATCCCCTTGTTTGGGGTGCACTACATCATGTTCGCCTTCTTCCCTGACAACTTTAAGGCTGAAGTGAAAATGGTCTTCGAGCTCATTTTGGGTTCTTTCCAG GGTTTTGTGGTGGCCGTCCTCTACTGCTTCCTCAATGGTGAG GTGCAGGCGGAGCTGCGGAGGAAATGGCGGCGCTGGCACCAACAGGGCGTCCTGGAGTCAGACCCTAAATACCAGCACCCATCGGGAAGCAGCACCGGCGCCACGTACAGTACGCAGGTCTCCATGCTGACCCGTGTCAGCCCCGGGGAGCGCCGCTCCTCCAGCTTCCAGGCCGAAGTCTCCCTGGTCTGA